In the genome of Populus alba chromosome 11, ASM523922v2, whole genome shotgun sequence, one region contains:
- the LOC118031633 gene encoding multifunctional methyltransferase subunit TRM112 homolog A yields the protein MRLFTHNMLSSNIKGVANGFPLRIEVDQVVEKQVDFNPDFLRNMFPKLEWKALVDAARTMGYTELPEEADSSMLESEEFLRKLHHALLEIHLEEGALVCPETGRKFPVNKGIPNMLLHEDEV from the coding sequence ATGAGGCTATTTACTCACAACATGCTATCCTCCAATATCAAGGGAGTTGCGAACGGCTTCCCTCTACGAATCGAGGTAGATCAAGTGGTCGAAAAGCAAGTGGACTTCAATCCCGATTTCCTCAGAAACATGTTCCCGAAGCTCGAGTGGAAAGCCCTTGTCGATGCCGCGCGAACCATGGGCTACACCGAGCTTCCTGAGGAGGCCGATTCGTCGATGCTGGAGTCTGAGGAATTTTTAAGGAAGTTGCACCACGCGCTTTTGGAGATTCACCTCGAAGAAGGGGCTTTGGTTTGTCCTGAGACTGGGAGAAAGTTTCCGGTCAATAAAGGGATTCCTAATATGCTTCTTCACGAAGATGAGGTTTGA
- the LOC118031632 gene encoding uncharacterized protein, with translation MSPSGDGATEVQICSDENGGFHGGYIKTHCLKSEPPFCSSSYLPGIALNPFQDSEKLARVVTASAKGFSIGAGIKGGLALFSIIARLRRTRLSSTRKVEVFSNRKAIDLAIKETLRYGLFLGTFAGTFVSVDEIIAYLGGHRRTAKWRSLLAGLIAGPSMLLTGPKTQHTSLAIYILMRAAVLASRCGIKSKRFGKICKPLTWKHGDVFLMCLSSSQVLSAYILKQDSLPPSYKSFLNKHGGKDLSILQGVKDIASGLPFTNLEAIEKYYNSTGVDIKLDPEMKIPCTIIHGNQSCSAHVVSFFLQAYKRALPVYLPVYLIPALIVHRQGLLKRPCNIFGKGLLGTARSSLFLSVYCSSAWMWTCLLFRIFRWCNIPMVAIGTLPTGLALAIEKKSRRIEISLYCFARAVESFFICARDAGYLPESMNLKRADVVIFSISTAIIMHCYEQEREVFRSKYLNVLDWVFGVPRPPGDTSPRKDGLKAS, from the exons ATGTCGCCATCAGGCGACGGAGCCACCGAAGTTCAAATCTGCTCCGACGAAAATGGTGGCTTCCATGGCGGCTATATAAAAACACATTGCTTGAAATCGGAGCCTCCTTTCTGCTCTTCTTCTTATTTACCAGGAATTGCCTTAAATCCGTTTCAGGACTCGGAGAAACTAGCGCGAGTTGTTACTGCGTCAGCAAAAGGTTTCTCAATTGGAGCTGGTATTAAAGGAGGACTCGCCTTGTTTTCAATTATCGCAAGGTTGCGGCGCACCAGATTATCCTCCACGAG GAAAGTCGAGGTGTTTTCCAACAGGAAAGCTATTGATTTAGCTATTAAGGAAACGCTAAGATACGGGCTTTTCCTTGGTACTTTTGCTGGTACATTTGTGTCTGTTGATGAAATTATTGCATATTTAGGAGGCCACCGGAG GACGGCGAAATGGAGGTCTTTATTAGCAGGGTTAATCGCTGGGCCATCTATGCTTCTTACAGGGCCAAAAACACAGCACACAAGCTTGGCCATATACATACTTATGCGTGCTGCAGTGTTAGCGTCACGGTGTGGGATTAAGAGCAAACGATTTGGGAAAATTTGCAAACCTCTTACTTGGAAGCATGGAGACGTTTTCCTCATGTGTCTCTCGTCTTCTCAAGTTTT GTCTGCTTATATATTGAAGCAAGATAGTTTGCCTCCATCATACAAGTCCTTTCTCAATAAACACGGTGGAAAGGATCTTTCTATCTTGCAAGGTGTGAAAGATATTGCAAGCGGCTTGCCTTTCACAAATTTGGAGGCTATAGAGAAATATTACAACTCCACAGGTGTTGATATTAAGCTAGATCCAGAAATGAAAATCCCCTGCACG ATTATACATGGAAATCAGTCGTGCAGTGCgcatgttgtttctttttttcttcaagcaTATAAAAGAGCTTTACCGGTTTATCTTCCTGTATATTTGATCCCTGCACTTATAGTTCATCGTCAGGGCCTCCTGAAAAG GCCTTGCAACATATTTGGGAAGGGTCTTCTTGGTACTGCAAGATCAAGCTTGTTTCTATCTGTGTATTGTTCATCTGCCTG GATGTGGACGTGTCTGCTCTTCAGAATTTTCAGGTGGTGTAACATTCCGATGGTGGCAATAGGGACG TTGCCAACTGGCCTGGCCCTAgctattgaaaagaaaagcagGCGGATTGAAATATCTCTTTACTGTTTCGCAAGGGCAGTTGAAAGCTTCTTTATCTGCGCGCGAGATGCAGGATATTTGCCAGAGTCTATGAATTTGAAGAGAGCTGATGTGGTGATTTTCAGCATCTCAACAGCTATAATAATGCATTGCTATGAGCAGGAAAGGGAAGTGTTCCGGTCCAAGTACCTTAATGTTCTTGATTGGGTATTTGGCGTGCCTCGCCCCCCAGGTGACACATCACCCCGCAAGGATGGGTTGAAAGCAAGCTGA